The stretch of DNA GGAAAGCGGGGCGGACGGGATGGCGGTCGATACGCAGAATCGGGTGTACGTTGCGACGCACGCCGGCATCCAGGTGTTCGACGACCAGGGCCGGCTCTGGGAAGTGATCGCCAAGCCGCAGAACGCCTTTCTGTCGAACGTGGAGTTCGGCGGGCCGGACTGGGATACGCTGTACGTGACCTGCGCCGACAAGGTTTATACGATCAAGACGAAAGCCCGCGGGGCGACGTTGCTGACGCCGGCAATCGATAAATAATCGGCCGCGGCAACACGAAAGGCCTGTGGGAGGCGTCTCCGACGCCGATGAAACGGACGAATTTCGCGGTTCGACCAATCTATCCCCCGAGCAATCCCCATCGGCGTCGGAGACGCCTCCCACAGACCATCGGCATTCCAGACTTGTTGCTTCCTTGCGGCTCGCGCTGGGATGACGAATAATGTGAGGCACTCGCAATTTCCGGGACGGCACCTGGTTTACGGACTCGCATGAACGGCGCGATCAAACAGCTCGACAACCGCATCGAGATCGTCACGCCGGAGAATATCGAATTCACGTATCGCGTGGCGGGGCCCTTTCGGCGGCTCGGCGCGTACCTGCTCGATAATCTGCTGTGCTGGGTGTTTATTATCGTCATCTGCATCATCACTTTCCTGGTGTTCGGGGTGCTGCAGAGTTTTGGCACCGTGGCCCTGGTAGGTCTGGTCGCTCATTTTTTCACGACCTGGTTCTACGGCGGCGTGTTCGAGTCCCTCTGGAACGGCCAGACGCTCGGCAAACGAATGTTCGGGCTGCGTGTACTCTCGGAAGACGGCCAGCCGATCAATGGTATTCAGGCGATCGGCCGTAACTTCCTCCGCCACGCCGACACCCTGCCCTGGGCGTACTGGACATTCGAAGAATCGCCGATCCCGCTCTCGACGCTGCAACTGGGCCTGCTGTTCATGTTCGTCTACGGCAACTACCAACGGCTCGGCGATTGGGCGGCCGGCACGATGGTCGTGCTGGACGAACCGCAACAACTCTACGGCGTCGCCCGGGTGACGGAACCGGCCGTGTTGCAACTCGCGACACAATTGCCCGTGAATCTGGTGGTGAACCGCAGCCTCGGCCGGGCCCTCTCGGCCTATGTGCAGCGTCGCCTGAGAGTCCCGGTCGCCCGGCGTTTCGAAATGGCCAGCCACTTAGGCGAAGCGCTCCGCGAGCGCTATAACCTGCCGGCGAATACGAATTACGACCTGCTGCTGTGTGCGGTTTACCATCGAGCGTTCATCGCCTCAGCGACGGAAGTCCTCGACGAAGCGCGCCCCATGGAAGTAGCGCGCACGTAAACTACTTCACCTA from Planctomycetia bacterium encodes:
- a CDS encoding RDD family protein, whose amino-acid sequence is MNGAIKQLDNRIEIVTPENIEFTYRVAGPFRRLGAYLLDNLLCWVFIIVICIITFLVFGVLQSFGTVALVGLVAHFFTTWFYGGVFESLWNGQTLGKRMFGLRVLSEDGQPINGIQAIGRNFLRHADTLPWAYWTFEESPIPLSTLQLGLLFMFVYGNYQRLGDWAAGTMVVLDEPQQLYGVARVTEPAVLQLATQLPVNLVVNRSLGRALSAYVQRRLRVPVARRFEMASHLGEALRERYNLPANTNYDLLLCAVYHRAFIASATEVLDEARPMEVART